The genomic segment AAgtaccaaaaaagaaacaaatttcccCTGAAAGAATGAAAAGCCTGTGtgagagaaaaatggaatggTAAGACTGCAAATGCCAGAGGGAGGAGGGCGTCCAGGTGTCCAGAGTTGGTAAGTCTGGATACATGTACACAGGGATCATGCTCAGGGGACTGAAATACCCTCTCTGCTGTTGTTCAGCAGCAGGTTCCTGCGCCATCTAAGTCTTCCCATGGAAAATCACTTTGTCGGATTCCTGTCAACCTTGAGTATTCCAAGTTATGGCGGAAGTTAGACATAAAGGAGTAGGAGAGAAAAGGATTTAGGGAGAGGaatttagaggaaaaagaaaatttagacaAGATCTTCTCAAATGTTTTACAATCAACCATAAGCAGGGAAATGAAATTCTGTCAGAGAACCAAATGTATCACTCGTTGCACCTGACCTCTAGCCTTCCACCCAAGTCAACGCTTACGCCCAACAGAGTGTTGGTGCCAGGACTCACGTGAGGCTACGTGCAGCGCCTACTTCAGGATGTCTGCCAACTTCTCCTCGTAGTACAGGAAGTTCTCCTGAATGTCCTCCCAGGGCTCAAAGGCCTTGGATTGGCCCTCCTCTTGCTCCACAAAATTCTGCCAGACGTATTCGAAGTCCTGGGGCTTCATGATGCGCAGCTTGCAGCCAGCCTCCTTCAGCTTCCGGATCGCTGCCCGGATCTCCGGCTCCTCCCACATGAAGAGGCGCCCCACCAGAATGAGCAGGCGCAGGTTCTTGGCGTTGCTGAGGGTTTTGACGATGCGGTCGGCGCAAGCCGCGCAGGGGCTGGAGGACACGTACCAGGTGACATTGTACCGCAGGGCCGAATCGAAGGCTGGCATGATGTTGTTGAAGAAGGCTTCCTCCGCATGGGCTGCGGCATGCTCATCCTCTAGGTATCCCCGGGTGGCCTGCACTTGGCCTCCCTTGCTCTGCGCTTCAACCACATAGCAGAGAAAGGTTTTGTTGCGCCCGGAGCTGTATTCCACATTCCGGAACTGAAACTTGAAGAAGTTGACAGGCAGCCGCTCCCTGTGGGTCAAAGAGacaaggggaggggaagaagagagaatgCTGAGTTCTCGTTTCCAGGACCAGCTGGAGTAGGTAGCTCTCCAAGATCAGTACCTcagagacacattcactcttacTATCTGAACAGGCCTTTCCTACACTCACAGCAGTGACGAAAAGGCAGGACAAGAAGCCAAAAGGGTGCACCTGCAGGAGAGGATAGGATTTGGAGTGAGGTGTGCATTCTGCTCACCTTGTTAGGAAGGGTCTCCATACACTCCACATGCCTGCATTTCTGACTCAGTCTTTAACCTGGCTGTACATCAGAACCACCGACAGGACTCTACAAAAGTCAATGCCTGGGTCCCACCAAatcaattaaatcagaaaatCTGGAGGGCAGCCAGACATCAGCATTTCTGAAAAGCACTGCAGATCATTCTAATATGTGGCCAAGTTTGAAAGCAGTGTTCAAAGCATAGTTTTGCAAAGTAATAAGTGTGGATTATTTCTCATGACAGAGCAAGACAAAGATTCAGCAAACCATTGCATACGTTCCTCTCTCCTCCTTGTCACTCCTGTATATTGTATCTTAGCCATGCTCTCCTAGTGACTGTTTATCTCAAGTCTATCTTTTGCCCCAGGAGGGTTGTCACATTAATGTCCAAGAATTTTTATCTTTGAGGCCAGACTACCCAAGGGTACCTTGATATGATTTAGCTTGTATATAGTATTGAGTCATTTCAGAACCATAAAAGACTTGACCTCTGCCTGTATATGCTTATAATCTAGCAGCTCGATTCTAGCTAAGACAGCCGAGAACATAAGAAGACTAGTAGGTAGAGTGGGGGACATATGATGAAGGTTCTTGAAAGTTTAGCCTTAATTTAGGAGGCCATAGAGAATTGTTACAGATTCTTGagtaaaaaaaagacataataaagGTGATGTCCACTGAAGATGACTATGGTAGCTTTAGGAAGAGAGAGTGAAACTGGGGAAAAGACTGGAATTAAGAAGGGCTGCTTGGTGTCCTAGGACAGCAGACTTGGTGATGAATATGTCCAGTGGCTTCAAGGGGAAGATGGGTAGTTAGgaaatgaaagcagcagcaaagGGACAGCTTTGGGGGAAAGTCTAGTAgtaataaggagagaaaaaaggagagggaaCTAGAAAGGCCCTTAGAGCTGAAGATTGTTTTTATccttcatgtgtgtgtatgtgtgtttctgaAATAGGGAAGATCTGTGCAGGTTTGAAGGCCAAGAGGAATGAGGAGACTTTAACAGGAGAGATTGAAAATGTCAGGAGAGGAAGGGATGAGTAACAGCTGCAGAGgttgaatgttttcttttctaaaaatgcaGTCTCTGTGGTTGCACCACAAGATGTCTTATAGCAACCATTAACTCTGCTGTTGCTTCTCTATACACCTTTCCTGTTTCCAGAGAGGGATACTCAACCCCTGGGCTGCAGAGGAATCCCTGGTGTCCCAGGGCCTTGACTTCTTAGGGATAAGTAGCAAATGCCAAAGAGCTAAATAAACTGGAGCTACTTCTCTGCAGTactcccctcccccatgataaAATTTCCTCACCCAAGTTTCCATGTCTCTTGCTGTCAAGTTAAATTTCCACTGTGCAGATGGATGTGTTTGAGGACCTCGCCCCGGGATTCCTTCGGGTACTATACTTAGCTCTTTTAAGCTCCTGTCTCCAGTTGGATGTGTCTATTATTTACTTAGCATTTGGGAGAATGGATGGCCTGATGAGTCCTTCTCCTCTTTCAATCCCTGCTGGGAGTTCACCTACACTGTTTTTTCTCCAATTAAACTCACCCCACAAGACCACTCCTGAATTTTACTGGTTACAAAATGGTCCCTTCACTTCCTGGAGTGGCTTTCTTTCTCCCAAGAAACACAGAATTTACCTTTTTTGCTCTTCTAGGCCTTTTGCCAGACCCCTCTGTACCCTCAAGCCTAATCCAGAGCCACCGGAGTGATGGATTCTCAGCTAGAAGCCTAGGAAGAATTTATGACTGCGTGGCTGTCATGACTACAGGGCTTCTGCAATAGCTGTCTGTGTGGTCCCTCAGATTTCCTCCTAGAACCCCCAAAGCATTGCTCCAACTTTGCTAAGTACaattgactcttgaacaatgaGGGGGCAAGGGTCACATACTCCCTGAACAGTTGAAAATCTACACATAACTTCTGCATTGCCCCaatcttaactactaatagcccactgttgactggaagccttactgatgacATCAACAGTtgtttaacacatattttgtatgttacatactgtattcttagaataaagtaagctagagaaaataatttttttcaagttgtaAATCTCCAAGAATTTTTCTaacatacttattgaaaaaatccacttagaagtggacctgtgcagttcaaaacCATTGCTGTTCAAGGGTCCACTGTACAGCCCAGCTGAGAGTATAAATTTGGCCCAGCACGTAATTGCAAATTGGCTGAATGGCCTGAGATTACTGCTTCTCTCAGTCCCATTTAAGCTCTGACGTTCCTTACGCAAGAGGACAGGACCCAGAGAAACCTGAAACCTGAGGGATAGGAGGAAAGTTCTCCTCTCTATAAATACCGATTTCCAGCCTCCCGTTGCCAGCAGCCCCACTGTCTACTCCGCCCCTCAGGAGGGCCTTCTGTGTTAGGTGCTTCAGGAAGGGAAATGCTTTCAAAGGGCAAAGCAAAGGTCTTGGCTCCCCGTCTTTCCTATGGGCTTGCTCAGAAATTGAGCTTGCTTGACTTCTTAATGGGCTTCTTGGTCTTTTAGAAGTAGGGAGAAAATGGTCAGATGAGCTCTCTGGATTTCCCACAGACTGAAACAGCCACGTCCTGAAGGGAAGCCAGGAGAACAGAGGTGGTAGAAGTCTGAAATTTCTCCAAGAGTTAGACAACATGGCCGTCTTGGATGGTATTATGGAATCACAGAATAAGTCAAAACTATTATGTCTATGAGTGGAAGAAAGGACATAGTGCCACTAATTTAGATCATCGCaagcatcttttttttcttgttgcatCATATGCCTGAGCACCATATTTACTTATATTAGAGCCCTTTACTGTCAACCCCAACAGATGTTTTACTGctaaagtggtgtgtgtgtgtgtttctgtgggtggTCAGGAGAGATGCTGGTAGTAGATTTCTTCATCTGGGCTCTGTCACTTTCTTCAGGCACCTGAAACCTACAGCAttatccctgcccctccccctgcctcagaTCATGTTTCTTTAGGCACCACTTCCTCATACTTTCTGCAAACAAGGCCATTCACACCTCCTTTGCAGAGACCCAGGCTACTGGGCAATGAGTTCTCTGGGCAGGAAACCCAGAATCCTAACATCTAGAAAAGCAAATTCAGATGATCAGCTTGATGGAAGGAAAAGGAATGGGagtaaatataatacatatatatttttttctcacattcatgtttaaaaatatttgcatttccgAAGCATAGATCTATACAGTGAAAGGAAGCAACTGGGAAGGCAGTAGAAGGCAGTCTGAGATTAAACATTCGCCCCAAAACAATCCATGGAGTGGAAAATCTACTCACAAGTAATTGATTGTTGACTTGTTTCAGCTTTCCTCTCTAGACCATTCATGACTTGCTCAAAAGAGGCAAAACTGcctgtttcagtttctttttccctctttcagaCCACTATCAAAGCAGATGCTAAGGAGTGGGCGTAGTCTGAGGAGAAGGGAAGTAGAGAGTTCTAACAGCCTGACTTCCTAGGGCTGAGAGGGGTTTGAGGCTCTGCTTGCTCCTGATCTGTAGTTCTGGATGGGATTCTGCCCAAGGTGAGCCCTGAGCCCACCACCTTTTCAGAGAGACACCACCTTTGCACCTGAGCTTTGACCTTCCATGCTCCAACACCAACTGTCAATGGAGGCCAGTGTGGCCAGAGTCAGTGGCTGTGTTCTAGTCTTTACGGAACACATCTTTCCAGCATGCTCCAGAATCCAGGGCGAGGGGTGAAGGGCAATAACAGGGTGTTGCAGGCCCCTCACTCCTtacctgtcccttctcctctgAAGCCTGCCTCACCTCTCTCTTATCATGGGGCCAGAGTGAACTACAGGCAGCGAAAGAAGTGGTTGGAAGGGGAATCACTGTGTGCACCATTGATCTCTGTCCATAACAGCCCCTTTGATAGCAGGTTCAAACCATTGTATATGGTTTTATGGAAAATGTAACTagagacaaaaacaaacacacagcaAGGGGGCCTGCTGGGCCGAGCACAGTCACTCATGGCTGGGATGGAGGATGAGAAGACATGCGATTCCTGTGGCCTAGAGCTTCCCTAAAGCACATTGAGTTTCAAGGCAGGCATGGCCTTTTCTCCTCAAGAAGCCCTCCATCCAATTAATTCCCTAGCCTAACACCTGGTAGAGAGCCTAGTACACATAGGtgctcattcattaattcattcatttagttcacaaatatttattcagtaccTATCAGGGACTAGGTACTATTCTTGAGACTAGGGACAAAGCAGTTAAAAGGTAAAGCCCCTGTCTTTAGTGAGTTAAATTCTAGTGGGGAAAACAGGCAGGaaatcattcagtaaatatttgttgagtgtaaAAAGATTCCTCTTTATGGCTTTTCTAGATGCAGCGTGGTGATTTGGAGTCAGACAGTCCTGGGTTCATGTCCTACTCCATCTACCAGCTTTGGGCAAATTGCTAATCCCTCTGAggcttagtttccttatctgaaagaTAGGTCAGGCCACCCAGCCTCTCAGATTTTGGAGAATGGTCATGACATTCAAGAAATCAAACCTAATATTGATGGATGGTACCTTCTCTGGGTCTTCAATCTGACCCCTCAGAGTTCTATCTTAAGTCCTGTGAAGTCTGATCCCTTCTCTACTCTTCCTCTCGTTTCCGGAGGCTCTCTTTCAATGGTGAGCTGGTTTAACACCCAGCTCTCTGAAAGAACTTGTAAAAAATCACCTGATTTCTAATGTTTGCTGATTTCCATAAACACTCCCACTATTGAGATTTCAAGAAACCGACAGTTAAGTCACTAAGTGCACACCATCAACTCTCAGCCAATGTAAACTGGCTTCCACATACCACTGCAgccttagactttttttttctagcacTTTCCACCACGTTATTTTGTTAATGTCCTTAGGTCTGCTTTCTATCCTGAGTGCCCTGTTCAAGCCAGAATCAGGATAAGTGAGGCATCTTTCTCCTTATTCCTACCTTGTATTCCCTCCTCACCTCAGACTGTTTTGCAAAAGCCGCCAGCTCTTCTGATGGTTTTTGGCTCACATCTAAGGAGTGGAATGGACAGACCTATCTCCGGTGGGCATCCAGGCTCGGAGAGGAGCTGCAGGGCATCTGGGGAAGTAAGGAGGGGGAAGCCACTCCCCTCTCTTGTGCCCACACAGACAAAACTGCAACTCTGGGCTATTTTAAGCCATCTGTTTACCCAGCGGGGCCGAGGAGACAGATTTCTTCAGCTGTTACTTTGGCCAGGATGCACCCAGGGCTCCACCTCCCTCCTGAACTGCTCTCAGAGTGCCTAGAATACTGCCTTGCTGTGCGTctttttctgagcctcaggtcAGGTCAGAGACACCCCTGAGTTCCACTGCCTCACAGATGGAAGATAGATGGAGAAAACCTGGGATCCAGAATGAGTAAGAGGCCAGTGGGAAAGACCCTTGGCTGGAGTCAGAAAGCCTGCCACTTACGGTTCTGCGGTCTTGGACAAGTCCCTCAACCTTGCTGACTCTCAGTCTCTCCACCTGTAGAACAGTAAtcatctgtctccctctcctAACATTGTGCTGAGGGTTGAATGAGCTCATGCACGCAGAGGTATGCTGTGATTATAAAGCCCTGGACAAATGTAAATTACATCAGAGGATGTAATCCTTTCGGACCCACCATCCTGGAACCCAAAAGCATGTTCAACTCAACGCATATAGTCCAATTCTCTTCTTGACCTATCCTGCCCTGTGCTGGGGGCTTCACAACACTGCACTGAGAgggtgtgtctgtgcctgtgtgtgaCCAGGGCAGCATGCTGAGGTGTTAGAAAAAGGATCTCCTTCCATAGAGAGCCCACGAGGACTGGCCTGGCCTGTTGGCCCTAGGCTCTTCCTATGCCTACATTTGTGCTCCTCTGTTCCTTTAACCCTAGGATGAGGGTGATATTAGTTGGTTGGGCATGGGTGAAATGCAAGATCAGTGGTTCTTACCTGAACTTTCCCTCAGGAACTACCACCCATTTTTCCTCAGGTTCTCTCAGAAACTAGAAAATATCTGCACTGAAGGGAACTTTGGAATCAACTAGTGTAACTTACTTGTGTTATAAATGGAAACACCAAGGCCAGATCTGTAAAATCCCTCCAAACTTAAAAGGGCAAGTCCAAATTGCCAACCCAGGCTCATGCCCCTGAGAGCACTACGCCTCTATTCTGGAAATTTCTCTTAGCGTGGCCCCTATGCTG from the Manis javanica isolate MJ-LG chromosome 16, MJ_LKY, whole genome shotgun sequence genome contains:
- the APOBEC2 gene encoding C->U-editing enzyme APOBEC-2, with the protein product MAEKDEEAAAAAPASQNGEDLENLEDPEKLKELIELPPFEIVTGERLPVNFFKFQFRNVEYSSGRNKTFLCYVVEAQSKGGQVQATRGYLEDEHAAAHAEEAFFNNIMPAFDSALRYNVTWYVSSSPCAACADRIVKTLSNAKNLRLLILVGRLFMWEEPEIRAAIRKLKEAGCKLRIMKPQDFEYVWQNFVEQEEGQSKAFEPWEDIQENFLYYEEKLADILK